One window of Vespa velutina chromosome 2, iVesVel2.1, whole genome shotgun sequence genomic DNA carries:
- the LOC124947017 gene encoding protein farnesyltransferase subunit beta isoform X1, with amino-acid sequence MWNSEFNDVDEGIHVRSYAELLEQKQDEESIETASTVEQISTEKNVLEIYELNKDPILTKQKHVALLKKSLIHLSEPYEGLDCSRPWLCYWILHSLHILGESLENEEYSKIAGFLAKCQSEKGGFGGGPGQHPHLAPTYAAVNALCIIGTTESYAVINRKGLYNFLLSLRGEDGAFGMHVDGEVDIRGVYCAVSVARLTNIYTPVLFKGTDEWIAKCQTWEGGFGGCPGMEAHGGYAYCGLAALVLLGKANVCNMPSLLRWIVNRQMRLEGGFQGRTNKLVDGCYSFWQGGAFPLIHAILSKEGKVFNTNYWLFNQEALQEYILICCQHSSGGLVDKPGKNRDIYHTCYALSGLSIAQNSPRRLIIGPPSLNTVEIIHPVYNLVLSAAADALKYFNELPIPD; translated from the exons ATGTGGAATTCAGAGTTTAATGACGTTGATGAAGGAATACATGTTAGAAGTTATGCAGAATTATTAGAACAAAAACAAGATGAGGAGAGTATTGAAACTGCATCTACAGTTGAACAG atcagtacagaaaaaaatgtacttgaaatttatgaattaaacAAAGATCCAATCTTAACCAAACAAAAACATGTGGCACTATTAAAGAAATCATTGATTCATCTTAGCGAACCTTATGag GGTTTAGATTGTAGCAGGCCATGGTTATGTTATTGGATACTTCATTCACTTCATATATTAGGAGAATCtttagaaaatgaagaatattcAAAGATTGCTGGTTTCTTAGCCAAATGCCAATCTGAAAAAGGAGGTTTTGGTGGAGGTCCAGGGCAGCATCCTCATCTAGCACCAACATATGCTGCTGTTAATGCTTTATGCATTATAGGAACTACAGAATCATATGCGGTAATAAACAg AAAAGGCCTGTACAATTTCCTATTATCCTTGCGAGGAGAGGACGGTGCTTTTGGCATGCACGTGGACGGAGAGGTTGACATAAGAGGAGTGTATTGTGCCGTTTCCGTAGCCAgacttacaaatatatatactcccGTATTATTCAAAGGAACAGACGAATGGATTGCAAAATGTCAAACATGGGAAGGTGGATTTGGAGGTTGCCCAGGTATGGAAGCACATGGTGGATATGCATACTGTGGCTTGGCAGCCCTTGTACTTCTTGGGAAAGCTAACGTTTGTAATATGCCATCGTTATTG AGATGGATAGTAAATCGTCAGATGCGTTTGGAAGGAGGTTTCCAAGGACGTACTAACAAATTAGTAGATGGGTGCTATTCCTTTTGGCAAGGTGGTGCTTTTCCATTGATCCATGCGATCTTatcaaaagaaggaaaagtattCAATACTAATTATTGGTTATTTAATCAAGAGGCCTTACAagagtatatattaatttgttgtCAGCATTCTTCTGGTGGACTCGTGGACAAACCtggaaa aAATCGCGACATATATCACACCTGTTATGCGCTAAGTGGTTTGTCAATCGCACAAAATTCGCCGCGTCGATTAATAATCGGACCGCCAAGTTTAAACACAGTAGAGATTATTCATCCTGTGTATAATTTGGTGTTGTCTGCCGCGGCAGATGCcctaaaatatttcaatgaactACCGATACCTGATTGA
- the LOC124947017 gene encoding protein farnesyltransferase subunit beta isoform X2 yields the protein MWNSEFNDVDEGIHVRSYAELLEQKQDEESIETASTVEQISTEKNVLEIYELNKDPILTKQKHVALLKKSLIHLSEPYEGLDCSRPWLCYWILHSLHILGESLENEEYSKIAGFLAKCQSEKGGFGGGPGQHPHLAPTYAAVNALCIIGTTESYAVINRKGLYNFLLSLRGEDGAFGMHVDGEVDIRGVYCAVSVARLTNIYTPVLFKGTDEWIAKCQTWEGGFGGCPGMEAHGGYAYCGLAALVLLGKANVCNMPSLLRWIVNRQMRLEGGFQGRTNKLVDGCYSFWQGGAFPLIHAILSKEGKVFNTNYWLFNQEALQEYILICCQHSSGGLVDKPEIATYITPVMR from the exons ATGTGGAATTCAGAGTTTAATGACGTTGATGAAGGAATACATGTTAGAAGTTATGCAGAATTATTAGAACAAAAACAAGATGAGGAGAGTATTGAAACTGCATCTACAGTTGAACAG atcagtacagaaaaaaatgtacttgaaatttatgaattaaacAAAGATCCAATCTTAACCAAACAAAAACATGTGGCACTATTAAAGAAATCATTGATTCATCTTAGCGAACCTTATGag GGTTTAGATTGTAGCAGGCCATGGTTATGTTATTGGATACTTCATTCACTTCATATATTAGGAGAATCtttagaaaatgaagaatattcAAAGATTGCTGGTTTCTTAGCCAAATGCCAATCTGAAAAAGGAGGTTTTGGTGGAGGTCCAGGGCAGCATCCTCATCTAGCACCAACATATGCTGCTGTTAATGCTTTATGCATTATAGGAACTACAGAATCATATGCGGTAATAAACAg AAAAGGCCTGTACAATTTCCTATTATCCTTGCGAGGAGAGGACGGTGCTTTTGGCATGCACGTGGACGGAGAGGTTGACATAAGAGGAGTGTATTGTGCCGTTTCCGTAGCCAgacttacaaatatatatactcccGTATTATTCAAAGGAACAGACGAATGGATTGCAAAATGTCAAACATGGGAAGGTGGATTTGGAGGTTGCCCAGGTATGGAAGCACATGGTGGATATGCATACTGTGGCTTGGCAGCCCTTGTACTTCTTGGGAAAGCTAACGTTTGTAATATGCCATCGTTATTG AGATGGATAGTAAATCGTCAGATGCGTTTGGAAGGAGGTTTCCAAGGACGTACTAACAAATTAGTAGATGGGTGCTATTCCTTTTGGCAAGGTGGTGCTTTTCCATTGATCCATGCGATCTTatcaaaagaaggaaaagtattCAATACTAATTATTGGTTATTTAATCAAGAGGCCTTACAagagtatatattaatttgttgtCAGCATTCTTCTGGTGGACTCGTGGACAAACCtg aAATCGCGACATATATCACACCTGTTATGCGCTAA
- the LOC124946438 gene encoding protein Rae1 yields the protein MFNTNGAIRSGTATSSNPMQDFEVVSPPDDSISSLKFSPASLQQNFLVAGSWDCNVRCWEVEQSGKTVPKSIQSMAAPILDVCWSDDGTKVFMASCDKTAKCWDLASNQSIPVAAHDAPIRTCHWIKGTTYSCLMTGSWDKTLKFWDLRNPKPAMTLNLPEKCYCADVDYPMAVIGTAGRGLIVYQLEGSPREFKPVELSLKYQYRCVAIFRDKKKIPTGFAIGSTEGRVAIHHLNQSSKDNFTFKCHRINGSPNGYQDIYAVNDIAFHPVHGTVATVGADGTFGFWDKDARTKLKSSEIMEQPIIRCCFNHNGQIFAYAVSYDWSKGHEYYNPAKKNSIFLRPCYDELKPKASP from the exons atgtttaataCAAATGGAGCTATACGATCAGGAACAGCGACATCATCGAATCCTATGCAAGATTTTGAGGTTGTCTCACCACCAGATGATTCTATTTCTAGTTTAAAATTTAGTCCTGCTTCATTACAACAGAATTTTCTTGTTGCTGGTTCTTGGGATTGTAATGTTCGATGTTGGGAAGTCGAACAATCTGGTAAGACAGTTCCTAAGTCAATACAATCTATGGCAGCACCTATTCTTGATGTTTGTTGGAGCGAT gATGGAACAAAAGTTTTTATGGCTTCATGTGATAAAACTGCTAAATGTTGGGATTTAGCTTCAAATCAAAGCATTCCTGTAGCAGCTCATGATGCTCCTATTAGAACTTGTCATTGGATTAAAGGAACTACGTATTCTTGTTTGATGACTGGTTCTTGGGATAAAACATTAAAG ttcTGGGATTTAAGGAATCCAAAACCAGCAATGACACTTAATTTACCTGAAAAATGTTATTGTGCTGATGTA gaTTATCCAATGGCTGTAATAGGAACAGCAGGACGTGGGTTAATTGTATACCAATTAGAAGGAAGTCCACGTGAATTTAAACCTGTTGAATTAagtttaaaatatcaatatcgaTGTGTAGCAATTtttagagataaaaagaaaatacctaCTGGTTTTGCCATTGGAAGTACAGAAGGACGTGTAGCTATACATCATTTAAATCAAAGTAGTAAAGACAATTTTACATTCAAATGTCATAGGATAAATGGATCTCCAAATGGTTACCAGGATATTTATGCA GTAAATGATATAGCATTTCATCCTGTTCATGGTACAGTAGCTACGGTAGGTGCAGATGGTACTTTTGGTTTCTGGGATAAAGACGCTAGAACAAAACTAAAATCATCGGAAATAATGGAACAGCCAATTATTCGCTGTTGTTTTAATCATAATGGACAAATATTTGCTTATGCAGTTTCTTATGATTGGTCAAAG GGTCACGAATATTACAATCCTGCGAAAAAGAATTCTATATTTCTTAGGCCATGTTATGATGAATTAAAACCAAAAGCATCACCATAA